Below is a genomic region from Miscanthus floridulus cultivar M001 chromosome 1, ASM1932011v1, whole genome shotgun sequence.
AaagccatgggctccacctcgcctgaccctcgagggttgggctCCGCTTCGGCTGACCCCCGAGGACGGGCTCCGCCTcccccgatgtctgagggctggctccgcctcgctcgatgtctaagggctggctccgtctcgtccgacgtcTGCAGGCtagctccgcttcgcccgacgtcTGCAGGGCGGGCTCCTCTTCGGCTGAcccctgagggcaggctccgcctcacccgacgtccgaggactggctccgcctcgcccgatgtccgagggcgggcttcgcctcgcctgatgtctgagggctggctccgcctcgcccgacgtctgagggccggCTTCGCCTTGCCCGGCGTCTGCAGGctggctccgcttcgcccgacatctgagggctggctctgcctctccCGATGTCTGAGGCACGGCTCCTAACGGAAGCTCAcatcgccgccaaccactacgggcccgAAAGTACAagccaaggtcaaacttctggcatcgtgcagagGCGGTCACGTCTCAACATGACCCGTCCCTGCGACATGTCATTCCATGGGACTCACATCGCCCACAATGACGGATACGTGGTCactgtgctgcctactccctgtacggtCGCTGATCAACACGCTGGGTCACCGTGCCGCCCACCAAGGCGAGACGGGACGTCACGACCCACTGACAAACGCcaggacatggcatcatcagaCGGACAGGCGTCCGACGCAGGGCTATCCCTGTCACCACCGATCATGTCAGTGGGGTCCACACGGAGGAAGAGAAAGGCCCGTcgaccctgaaggacttcctacccctctcgttcttctcttttctcccGTTGTAACCCACGttttcccttggtctataaaagggaaagcaggacatCCCTTAGAAGGGCATCGGTTCAACGCACCACATCAGAACATCGCACAACACACACACctccagagacttgggaccagtccctctctcacccgtttgtaacccctactacgaatttttcagtgctagtaacacgagcagcagcaacgaactggacgtagggacattctgtccgaaccagtataaacctcgtgtcctcttagcataccatccgggccagacgcgtaataatacaaatttactcattggtgtttactcgaaacaccgacatatATATACACTACAACATTCAGTATGTGAGAATTCATATGCAAAATTTCTTAACTTGAAAATCATCGAGCCGAAGTGATTCTTCAAGAACCAGATTTCAAGAACCAGCTAGCCTTATCCAATTTGACAAGAACACAGCTTCCAGCCGGTCGGCCATGGAACTCAAATCAGATTTTGGCTTCATGCCGTGTGCAGGAGCCATTCAGAGGCGTTCTACAGTGTGATGGCCATGCTGTGGCACCGCTAGTGCGTCGTGCAATATCACACCCTATCAAAATCTAATTGGATCAGAGATTTCAGATCGTAGTTGCTAGGATTGGGTAAGCGGCAGCAGCTTTAAGGATGCCAGCCTCATCGATTGCAAGTGCAAGAGCCCACAGCTGGTATGATTGTGGATGCTATCTCCATGATTCTTTCTAATTTCAGATTAAACAAATCTGCTAGAGGATGGAACCATACTACTGAACTGCCGCAAGAACAAATTTGGGGAAAAATTTTCCAGATCAATTTCTATCGAAAGAAGCGTACTGCGAGACACGATTGCTACATACCGTCGGTGTGGTGTAGCTGATCTTGTGACGCAGGTTGAAGCTTGATGCAGTGGAGGCCGGAAGCAGTGAAGAGGAGTAGATCTAGGACCGGCAGTAACGAAGTCGACGCTTGTCGTAGCTTTTTGACAAGGTCGGCGTTGATGTAGAAAACGGCGTGGTCTCAACCTTGTGTTGGTGGCGATGTAGATAACCGATCCGGCGATATCACCATCGATGTGTAAGCGGTGGCAAGATCGACAGAGGATGGTAGAGTCtcgtgctgataacgtgttaagTAATCACGTTACTAGCGGTAAGGATCTCTCTCTTCGTTACACGATGTGTAAGCGGTGGCAAGAACGACGGAGGATGGTAGAGTCTCGTGCTGATAATATGTAAGCTTTGGTGTTCCTTGCTCACTGTGTCTCAGGCTAAAACGATGACGATagttaggacggagggagtactgccTAGCTTAAGAGCAATTCTAAAAGATAACTTTAAAAGAGTTGTTGTTCCTTAGCGTATAATTTGATTTAAAAATTTATGTAATTGCCTACAACATACTATTCATTTTATTCTCATAAAAATAATCTCGTGCTATCCCTCAAATTTTGCTAGACATATAAACAAGCCATGCTCATTCGCCAAGTCCGTGTGATCTCCTCTCTAGCCCGCGCCATTGCTCAGCCCCGTGCGCCATCTCCCTCTCCCACTAATCTCATGGGATTATTCTGACCTTGGTTCATATTAGCCTTGTGTCAGATAATTGGCTAGATAGCCTGGCTATTTGCGACCATTGATACAGCCCAAACATTATGGAAATTTCTACCTACAAGGAATCCAcgtgtaatatgacaagtatactCACCTCTCTACACCTTATTGCTCTCACAGCGCATGTGTATGACTGTTTTGCACCAGTGGCGAAGCTATGTTGTAGCTTGTGGGTACACATGCACCCACAAAAATTTGAAAAACCAATACTAAAATCAAAATTTTACTATGATTTTAGCTTAAATTTTCACACATACAAGGCAAATGCATCACCCTCTAATTTACTCTAACTTCGCCACTACTTTGCACGGTCACTGCAGTGCAACGATGATGAGTGTGACTGCGATACTATCATGTGTGAATCAACTCAAGTaactctttacgggttgattgtTGACGAGTACAATATGTCAATATAGACAAAATATACAAACCGACAAAAGTTAAGTTACTATGCACTTATATATTTCCAGTTGGGACTAAGAAGGACGGCTTAAGAAAGATGGGGGTTGTACTTTTCCGATGCGAAAAGTTCATTGGCGCGAATGCTTTAAATGTCTGATCCACTCGAACGTTGCAAACGGGGATACTTTCCCAACGCGAAAAGTTTGTTGGCGTGAATGCTTTAAATGTCTTATCCCCTCGACCGTTGCAAAAAAAAACTGTACTAACTAAGCCCTTGCTAGCTTCGGTTGTTGGCGCGAATTCTTTAAATGTCTTCTCCCCTCGACCGTTGCAGAAAGCCCATATAGGTcttgttcgcttatcttataatccgtctttttcagcttgttttttcagccgtaacagtgtttttctctcacaacaaatcaaccggaacagtgtttcggcttgttttttcagcgaagcgaacggggccatactgACTAAGCCCTCGTTAGCTTTGGTTACAACTCTCTCAAACTCATAACCACATCCACTACCATGCATAACACAATTTACACTCTCCATTTCCTCATCAAGCTAACTTGTGCAAACATATGAAGCTGTTGAAAGTTCCATTCCATTTCCTATCAAGGACCAGAGAAGCAATTGAGGTCGAGTCAAGCCAAGTCAATCTCCAAAGCGGACCCAACTCCCTCCGAAACCCGTAACCCGCGGACGCCTGCCGCACCCGTCAGGCCACGCCGCCATGGCTGCGCGGCGCACGCTGCTACTAGTATGTAATCATCCCCTTCCCCTGCGCCCCTCGCTACTCTCTCTCCCCACTGCCCACTTCCATCGGCGGAAGCGGAAATAAATCAGAGGGCCCATAGGAATATCGTTAACGGGATGCACAGTGGCAGCGGGATGAATTAACTGCTGGATTTCTTCGGAGATTTGAGGCGGAGGTGAGGAACAGTCTGCTCTCTCCTCCCCAGGACTCCCCAGGACACCAGAAAGGAGTGATCTTTCTCTCTCCCCCCGCCCACCCTCCCTTCTCCTCCACCGAGCAGGACAGAGCGGATTGCTTGAGGCATGGACGCTTCTCCTACTCCCTTGTGCGCGTTTCTGTTTGTTGTTGTTAATCGTAGCATCTGCTTCTCTGAATCGGCTTCCTCCGTGGAGGCTTATGGCTTCTGTGTCGTTTATTCACTGAATCTGTTGGTTGCAGGCACTTTCCCCACCCCACCGCCGCTGGATTTCGCCGTCACGCGGTGAAGCCCTTCGCGTCGACGGGCAAATCGGCTGCCGGATGAACTAAAGTTTGTGTTATGATGGGATAGGTGTGCTCCTGGTCGCGTCTCTGGGGACCCTTGCCCGTTCTCGATCCAGCGCTACATGTGGAGCTCACCTTTCTCCGGCTAGCGTTGTGTCAGGGGAGTTTTTCTTGTCCCTCGGGAGCTGGTTGAGTTGTCTTTGGTTTGTGCGGAATCTGTGCGGCAGCGTAAGCTTGCTGATTCGGGGGTTTGGACTTTGGATGGCACCGGTGGGGGATGTTGTGGACATCAGCTCTGATGAGGAGGACTTGTTCATGGGCACTTCACTAAAACTCCCGGAACCCCTCGACCCCCCCGTTAATTTGTCACGGTTTATGCACATTTGCGGTGTGGCTGATTTTGCGACCGGGGAGGATATCGATGACCTCATGATTATGAGTGAGATATCTGCTCCACCAGTGTTGCAGAAGACAGCCAACCCTGACGAGCTCGTGGTTATGGGTGAGTTGTCCTCACCACCTGCGCTGCAGCAGAAGAAGGCCAGTGCTGATGGTGGGTGccatgaggatgatgatgattgtGTAGTTCTAGATGGTGACCCTGATAAGGCGGTTACAGTTCCTGACGAGGGGAGCGCGGGAGATGGCAGTTCGGATGAATTGCAGATAGTCGCGGAGAAAGGCCCGGTATTTCATTTCTTCCATTCTGATCTATAGCAATAACACTGCATTTTGTACATGCCATAAAAATAAtgccttttatttatttatttctcgAATACAAATAGTGTCCTTTTATGCAGTATTTGATAGCATGTAGAGAGTTGAATCATTGAGTTGCATTCATAGTACTAGTTGGAGAAGCTGTGCATAAAAGGTTAATGATTTGCTGTGTGTAGTAGTTATATGTTATCTTTTGCTGCTTTCATCTTGTGTCTATGCGCATCTGCTAGGGTCGTTAGTTTCTGGCGGTAATGCTGTGGAATGTACCATGAGGCTCGTATTAGTATGGAAGTGCTTAAACATGCACTGCTCTAATGTGGAAATGATCTGCTTAAGTGTTTCTGTCTCGACCTTGTCGTATTTGTTCATGTCAAGTTTTTTCACAGAAATTGCAGTTTTACTTCACTAgcattccttttttttttcttttgcttttgTTAATTGTCTATTGTTTTTCAGATAGCATGCAGGGACTTCCCTCATTCGCGCCATATATGCTCAAACTTGCCTTTCAGCACTACTACTCACGTGAAGCATTGTACCATGGTTAGTAACAGACATTTTCGCGCCCTGATGTTTTGGGGAATACAATACGTCAAACATGCTAGGAATGTAACCGGTACAATTTCTTTAATGGCATGTTGTATTCTTGTTTTTCGAATGCAGTGCCACTGTTTTGTATGTGACGCGCCAGCTCCTTGCAAATATTGGGGTAACAGTACATCAGCTGATGATCATTGCCATGCTACAGACAAGGATTCAAAATGGAGAAACATGAGGCAAATATTCAAGAAAAAATTGTTGCCAGCATCTTTTCCAGGAAAACACCAGAACGGCGTTTACTCAACAATGTCACCACCCAGACAGCAACCTATGCAGTGCCATGTTTCAGTCCCACAATTGCCTTCCATATCACATGGGAGTCACCCTTCTCTTTCCATCCAAAGTCCTCTTCTTAATGAAGGGAGCCAAAACCAACAGAGACATCCCTCGGTGAGAGTCTCACTGAGTGTAGAGGCAACAGTTGGGTCTCCAAGAGCTGGAAGAGGTACTGGCAATGCTCACATTGCTCAAAGTACTCATTCCCATGCAATATTCAAAAGAGCAGGGACTGTTGCTCCAGTCTTTGCAACAAGAAATGCTAGCCAATTTTGTTCTTCTGCTCCAGATGATCTCCTTATGCAGCAGGCATTGTCTCATGCATCTCAGCCTGTTCAAGTTGCACCTACAACCATTGCTTTCACTGGCACTTCTCAGAACAACCATTTTCAGAGATCTTTCAGTGCACCGATAGCACCTCAGGTGCAACAAGGTCAACCTGCGGGATATTATCAGGTTGCCATAAATGGAATGCACGCCACAGGGTCGCAACTTGCACGGTCCACCTCGCTTACAACTCAGAGAACGCAATGCCTCCCAGAACCAGCAATAATAGATGTTGGCACATCAAGCTGGCAAGACATACTTGCTACCGTGGCATCTGATCTGGGGGTAGAAGATTACAATATGGGCATCCCTGAGTCTCAGCATGTAACGGTTGACTCTCAAACCATGCATCCCACTGCAAACCATGGGTTCCATCTTCAGCATGAGCCCATTGCAGAATCGGAGAACTTCACATATTCTCTTGTGCATGATTCATCCAATGACACGGCAGGTGGCAGTGTTCAGGCAGATGGTCCTATGCAAACATCAGAGAATTTGGAGCATCTGATTGGCCAGAGCAATCCTATTCCAAGTGAAGCTCACCTGAATGACTTTGTGGGTGTCCCTCCTGATGAATTACCTATAGAAGAAGAAGGAGCTCAGCAGCCTGAGATATCAAGGGTGGAGTCTGCAAACATTCAGTTTGAGTTCGATTGGGATTAAGCCGTGACCTGCCTGGCTGCCTCAGCATATCCTGAACCCATGAATAATAAATCAGTGCCATCGACATGCTCCTTTCTAGGTCTCCTACTCCAGGAGACAGGGGTGGTGCCCCTTGTACGGTAAGTAGGCTATGTACAAGAAGAGTTTCACCGTCATGTTGTTTGTTATCGTAGTGGTCGTACTTGCCTCTTAGGGCTCAGATGTTATGGCTCTTCGAGCTTTAGATGTTAACAGGTATCCCCCCCTGAAGCAGAAGGGTGTTGGGGGGATGTTGAGTTCCTATTACAATACTGTTGGTCTTATATCTATGGTTTGGGATCTGATGCCAAAATGCATGTCCAACCACTGGTCTACCTTTTTACAATGTGAGGTTTTGAGGTGCAAATGCTTGACGCCTCGTTCGGTTACCCGGGATTGATTCCCAGCCGAACAGTTCTTTCAGAAATTTGTGCTAGTGCGGAACATTTTCTGGCCTGCAACGGTCCGTTCCGGAACAACCGAACGGGGCCTGAGTTGGATTGCTGGATCATCAGTTGCCAAAAGGCATGTTTGAGGTAGTAGTATCCTGAAGCGTGGAATTTTAAGGCACAAATAATTAAGTTGGATGTGCAGGACTGGAGTTGGAATTAGATGAAAAATTGAAATGCTC
It encodes:
- the LOC136536403 gene encoding uncharacterized protein is translated as MAPVGDVVDISSDEEDLFMGTSLKLPEPLDPPVNLSRFMHICGVADFATGEDIDDLMIMSEISAPPVLQKTANPDELVVMGELSSPPALQQKKASADGGCHEDDDDCVVLDGDPDKAVTVPDEGSAGDGSSDELQIVAEKGPIACRDFPHSRHICSNLPFSTTTHVKHCTMCHCFVCDAPAPCKYWGNSTSADDHCHATDKDSKWRNMRQIFKKKLLPASFPGKHQNGVYSTMSPPRQQPMQCHVSVPQLPSISHGSHPSLSIQSPLLNEGSQNQQRHPSVRVSLSVEATVGSPRAGRGTGNAHIAQSTHSHAIFKRAGTVAPVFATRNASQFCSSAPDDLLMQQALSHASQPVQVAPTTIAFTGTSQNNHFQRSFSAPIAPQVQQGQPAGYYQVAINGMHATGSQLARSTSLTTQRTQCLPEPAIIDVGTSSWQDILATVASDLGVEDYNMGIPESQHVTVDSQTMHPTANHGFHLQHEPIAESENFTYSLVHDSSNDTAGGSVQADGPMQTSENLEHLIGQSNPIPSEAHLNDFVGVPPDELPIEEEGAQQPEISRVESANIQFEFDWD